From the Panulirus ornatus isolate Po-2019 chromosome 58, ASM3632096v1, whole genome shotgun sequence genome, one window contains:
- the LOC139766647 gene encoding crustacyanin-A2 subunit-like has translation MIVTVVSVAFLACVAADEIPSFVKPGKCASVANQDNFDLREYSGRWYITHMIENPYMPMDRCIHSNYGYSSTDNGFKVTTAGFSTKNEYLSMDLDIYPTKEFPAAHMLLDAPSVFASPYEVIETDYDTYSCVYSCISTDNYKSEFGFVFSRFPKTEGLAQQKCAEVFNKNGVDFSLFEPVSHTAECVYRA, from the exons ATGATCGTTACAGTAGTCAGTGTGGCCTTCCTGGCCTGTGTGGCCGCAGACGAGATCCCGAGCTTCGTGAAACCCGGCAAATGTGCCTCAGTAGCGAACCAAGACAACTTTGATCTCCGAGAA TATTCCGGGCGTTGGTACATAACCCATATGATCGAGAACCCATACATGCCGATGGACAGATGCATCCACTCCAACTACGGATATTCCAGTACGGACAATGGCTTCAAGGTGACCACTGCCGGGTTCAGCACGAAAAACGAGTATCTCAGTATGGATCTTGATATCTACCCTACCAAGGAGTTCCCAGCCGCTCATATGCTCCTTGATGCTCCCTCGG TCTTTGCCTCGCCATATGAAGTAATTGAGACCGACTACGATACTTACTCCTGCGTCTATTCCTGTATATCTACTGACAACTACAAGAGTGAGTTTGGCTTCGTGTTCTCCCGCTTCCCTAAGACAGAGGGACTCGCCCAGCAGAAATGTGCCGAAGTCTTCAACAAGAACGGGGTCGACTTCTCACTCTTCGAACCAGTCTCACATACGGCTGAGTGCGTCTACCGAGCTTAA